CGAGCGAGCAGCGGGTACTAAGCTTGGCTGCCGAGGAACGGCGAACTTCTCTTTATATGGGCTTTCAATAAAACCGATCGGCTCTATGGAATACATCTCTTTTCTCTCAATTTGGTGAATAGGGAAAAGTATCACAAAAAAGAGTAGTAAAACTTGTTGATAATGATTATTATTTAAAATGTTATAACATAACAGTTTCTATTGAGGTAATTATGCAACCCAACATTCACCCTGAATACCGAACCGTGGTTTTCCATGATACAAGCATTGATGAGTACTTCCTTATCGGTTCAACATTGCAAACTGACCGTACTATTGAGTGGAAAGATGGCAAAACCTACCCGTACTTTACGATTGAAGTATCTTCTAAATCTCACCCTTTCTACACAGGTAAGCAGCGTGTCATTCATCAGGAAGGTCGTGTCGCTAACTTTAAGCGTCGATTTGGTCAATTTTCTAAAGGGGACAAGTAAATGAAGGTCGTAAAATCTCTTAAAAGTGCTAAAAGTCGCCATCCTGATTGTCAGATAGTAAAAAGGAGAGGGCGCTTGTACGTAATATGTAAAACCAATCCCAGATTCAAAGCTGTTCAGAAATAGTGAATGCATTATTAATTTCAATGGTTCGGTGTAATTCATAATTCTAACGATTGTCATTTATGTAGATGAAGATGCTGATTTTTTGTTTTTTTATCGTTAATCATATTGATCAAGATAGCACTTTATTACATTTTTGATTTCTAATTGACCTCTTTGTCGAGTAACCTGCGCGAGCTTTGTAGCCGCTTGGCACAATGACGCGCAGGATTAACAACAACAAGGAGGGAAGAGATGAGTTCATCTACTTCGATTAAACAAAACTCGCCTAAGAGGCCAATATTTACTCGTTTCTTAGATGCCGTCGAATATTTGGGCAACTTGTTACCACACCCGATCACGCTTTTCGCCATTTTCTGTGTTGCGATTTTAATCGCTTCCGGTATTGCAGGTTACTTTGAAGTGGCGGTAGCAGATCCTCGTCCAGAAGGCGCTCCAGGTCGTGCCGTTGACGGAATGATTCAGGTTGTCAGCTTGTTAAATGCGGACGGTCTTGAGTTGATTGTTACCAATCTAGTTAAAAACTTTGTCGGCTTTGCGCCTTTAGGCACCGTATTAGTTGCACTATTGGGTGTTGCAGTGGCGGAATATTCAGGTTTACTGTCTGCGGCAATGCGTGGTTTGGTCATGGGTGCTTCGAAGAGCATGGTTACCATCACTGTGGTATTTGCAGGTATCATTTCCAATACAGCATCTGAGCTAGGCTATGTGGTACTTATCCCACTAGCGGCTATGCTGTTCCACTCTTTGGGTCGCCACCCTCTTGCCGGTCTCGCCGCTGCATTTGCAGGTGTATCTGGCGGTTATTCCGCAAACTTACTGATCGGCACTGTTGACCCACTGCTTTCTGGGATCACAGAAACGGCAGCACAAATGATTGACCCTACTTACACTGTTGGCCCAGAAGTTAACTGGTACTTTATGTTCGTTTCTACTTTCTTCATCGCCGGTATGGGTGCTTTCGTAACGGAGAAAATCGTTGAGCCTAAATTAGGTAAATACAACGAAGAAGATGCAGCAGAAGATTTGTCGAATGACTCAATGGGCACGATAACTGACGTTGAGAAGAAAGGTTTGAAAATGGCTGGACTGGCCGTGCTGGTTGTATCTGCTCTACTTGCTTGGACAATTGTTCCTGCAGATGGAATTCTTCGCTCAGACGCCGGCACGGTTGCAGGTTCGCCATTCCTGAAAAGTATTGTGGCTTTCATCTTTGTTTTCTTTGCTATCCCAGGTCTGGTTTACGGTAGAGTAGTTGGCACAATGAAGAATGATCGCGACGTGATTGACGCGATGTCTAAATCCATGTCTTCAATGGGAATGTACATTGTACTGGTCTTCTTTGCTGCTCAATTTGTGGCGTTTTTCAAGTGGACTAATTTTGGTCAAGTGTTCGCGGTAGCAGGCGCAGATTTTCTACAAAGCATTGGTCTGACTGGTCCTATGTTGTTCTTTGCCTTTATTTTGATGTGTGGTTTCATCAATCTGATGATCGGTTCAGCTTCTGCACAATGGGCTGTGACAGCGCCAATCTTTGTTCCCATGTTGATGCTAGTCGGCTATGCGCCTGAAACGATTCAAGCGGCATACCGTATCGGTGACTCTACGACCAACATCATTACACCAATGATGAGCTATTTTGGTTTGATTCTCGCTGTTGCATCGCGTTATATGAAAAATCTAGGTATCGGTACGCTGATTGCGACCATGCTGCCGTACTCAATCTGCTTTATCGTGGGTTGGAGTCTACTGTTCTACCTATGGGTATTCGTATTTGGCTTGCCAGTCGGTCCTGGTGCGGCGACCTACTACACGCCATAACGTATTATCGAACGACAATACCGGAGCCAAGTGCTCCGGTTTTTTGTTTTTGGTATTGTGGGTAGACCTAAGACTGTAAAATTCACTGTATCTAGTGCTAGGGGCAAGAGATTAGTAATGGAAGTCAAAATAGAGGATGCCGCTGGTGTTCGTGGTGATAGGAACGGCAAAGAAGCACGCTTATGTGAAAGGTCGGTACATTGATGAAGTACTGATTGAGAAATTCCTCTGATCAATCAAAAAAGCAAAGAAAAAGGCTGACGCAA
This window of the Vibrio neptunius genome carries:
- a CDS encoding type B 50S ribosomal protein L31, with product MQPNIHPEYRTVVFHDTSIDEYFLIGSTLQTDRTIEWKDGKTYPYFTIEVSSKSHPFYTGKQRVIHQEGRVANFKRRFGQFSKGDK
- the ykgO gene encoding type B 50S ribosomal protein L36; translation: MKVVKSLKSAKSRHPDCQIVKRRGRLYVICKTNPRFKAVQK
- a CDS encoding AbgT family transporter, with amino-acid sequence MSSSTSIKQNSPKRPIFTRFLDAVEYLGNLLPHPITLFAIFCVAILIASGIAGYFEVAVADPRPEGAPGRAVDGMIQVVSLLNADGLELIVTNLVKNFVGFAPLGTVLVALLGVAVAEYSGLLSAAMRGLVMGASKSMVTITVVFAGIISNTASELGYVVLIPLAAMLFHSLGRHPLAGLAAAFAGVSGGYSANLLIGTVDPLLSGITETAAQMIDPTYTVGPEVNWYFMFVSTFFIAGMGAFVTEKIVEPKLGKYNEEDAAEDLSNDSMGTITDVEKKGLKMAGLAVLVVSALLAWTIVPADGILRSDAGTVAGSPFLKSIVAFIFVFFAIPGLVYGRVVGTMKNDRDVIDAMSKSMSSMGMYIVLVFFAAQFVAFFKWTNFGQVFAVAGADFLQSIGLTGPMLFFAFILMCGFINLMIGSASAQWAVTAPIFVPMLMLVGYAPETIQAAYRIGDSTTNIITPMMSYFGLILAVASRYMKNLGIGTLIATMLPYSICFIVGWSLLFYLWVFVFGLPVGPGAATYYTP